Proteins encoded in a region of the Halioglobus maricola genome:
- a CDS encoding polysaccharide biosynthesis/export family protein, translating into MGCSRFILAFLLFCTLAACSSSGVKSSGVDGPAKVVGDNTVESMPDLPDAPDTMGAVSYQPENEYRLGPTDEVAIEVFLVEELSGIYVVDTRGEISMPLLANVKVSGKTIPEVEVLLETLYGHSYLQNPQVSVTVVEYASQQVTVLGSIKQPGIYPLKKRTTLLQVMAMAGGVTRIADQEEIVLFRQDQDGAVYGYLVQLEQIKSGIKKDPIVLANDRIVVPESGTATFMKSFSLGVPGFGGYRQY; encoded by the coding sequence ATGGGTTGTAGTCGTTTTATCCTCGCCTTTTTGCTGTTTTGCACACTGGCTGCATGCAGCTCTAGTGGCGTCAAATCCTCCGGTGTCGATGGTCCCGCTAAAGTCGTGGGAGACAACACCGTGGAGTCCATGCCGGATCTCCCCGATGCGCCCGATACTATGGGCGCAGTTAGTTATCAACCCGAAAACGAATATCGGCTGGGGCCCACCGATGAGGTGGCTATTGAAGTGTTCCTGGTGGAAGAGCTTTCGGGTATCTATGTGGTCGATACTCGCGGTGAAATCAGTATGCCGCTGCTGGCGAATGTAAAGGTGTCTGGCAAGACCATCCCTGAAGTAGAGGTATTGTTGGAAACGCTATACGGCCATAGTTATCTGCAGAACCCACAAGTGAGCGTGACTGTGGTCGAGTATGCCAGTCAGCAGGTCACCGTGCTGGGGTCCATCAAGCAGCCCGGTATCTATCCCTTGAAAAAGCGAACTACCTTGCTGCAAGTGATGGCAATGGCGGGCGGCGTTACCCGCATTGCTGACCAGGAGGAGATTGTGCTGTTCCGCCAGGACCAGGACGGGGCGGTTTATGGCTACCTGGTGCAACTTGAACAAATCAAGTCAGGCATAAAGAAAGACCCCATCGTGCTCGCCAATGACCGTATTGTTGTGCCTGAGTCGGGCACGGCTACCTTTATGAAGAGCTTCTCACTGGGCGTGCCAGGTTTTGGCGGCTACAGGCAGTACTAA